The nucleotide window TTCTGTGGTATAATGGGCAAAAGATTCATGTTTGGTAATTTCGTTCAGCACTTGTGTGCCGCTGACTATACATTTGAATTGGGCGTTAGATTTTTTAAGCTCTTCGATAAGCCAGTTTATTTGCGTTTTGCCAAACATTTCACCGGAGGGGCCATCTTGGGGAGTTCGATAATAGCGACCATCTAAGCAAAAAAAGTCAATTACTCCCATAGAAAAAGTAAAGTAGTTTTCTGAACCTTGATTGGGTTGTTTTGGGTTTGGCCAAAATTGGTGAAATACTTTTAGTGAATTATCTTTTTTATTAAAGTCTCCATTGCCATCATTGGGGCCAAAGTCGTGGTCATCCCAAATAGCGAATTGTCTATGTGGCCTTAACGCATTGTTTACCACACGGGTTCTCCGCATAGACACATTGCGTAGATACATCCGCTTGTAGTTTTTCCAATAATATCCCGGCAGGTAATAAACGTTATCCCCTAACCACAAAAAATTTGTAGGTGGTTCTTTGGCAATTTGGCGTAACGTTCCACGATTGGTAAAAGCATTGAGTGGAGAAAAAAAACCTTTTCCAATATACATACAACTTCCCAAAAGCATTGTAACGGTATCTTCATGGTTCGAGTTAGGCGTTGAAAACGAACATATTTGGGGCTGTTTTTTTCCGTCAATAGAAAAGGATACAGAATATTTTGTTGCTGGTTTTAGGTTTTTTAGGGTAAAAATAATAGCCGGTTTTTTAACCGGAAAAAGTTCTTGGTTAATGGGAAGGCTATACTGCTCAATTGTTTGTCCATTTTCCTGCAATATGGCTTCGGCAGCAGTACCACATTTTTTGAGTAAAACCCAAAGATAGGCTTGCTCGGTAGTAACCTGACCCAGATAGGGCCCAGAAATAATTTGAGATTCTACTTTAAGATAAGAGCCTAAAAATATGATAATAAGTATTTTGCAAAATATTATTTTCCTTTCCATTTTGGATTTCGTTTTTCTATGAATGCATTCATACCTTCTTTTTGGTCTTCGGAGGCAAACAGTAAGTAGAAGTTTTTTCGTTCAAAGAACAATCCTTCTTCTAATGAGGTTTCAAAAGATTTCAGAACAGCTTCTTTGGCTAATTGGCAGGCTAAAGGAGGTTGTTTGGCTATGGTTGTTGCGAGGGATATAGCTTCTTGGAGGTATAGTTCTACGGGAACGATTTTGGTGATTAGGCCGGCTTGAAATGCTTCTTGTGCGGATATAAAACGTCCTGTGAGTACCATTTCCATTGCTTTGGCTTTTCCGATAGCGCGGGTAAGCCGTTGTGTACCGCCGGCGCCCGGCATCACTCCTATTTTTATTTCTGGCTGGCCGAACTGTGCTGTTTCGCTGGCTACTATCATATCACAGAGCATTGCCAGCTCACATCCGCCTCCCAATGCAAAGCCGGAAACCGCCGCTATAATGGGTTTCTTAACCCGCTTGATTTTATCCCAAACAGAAAATTGGTCTAAAATCAGCATATCAACAGCACCGCGCCCTGACATCTGCTTAATATCAGCACCGGCAGCAAAAGACTTTTCGTTTCCGGTAATTATGATACAATGAACGTTTTCAGTTTTATCTAATTGTTGGCAGGCATCGGCCAATTCTGCCATTAATTCTGTATTTAGGGCATTGTATTCTTTGGGGCGATTCAAGCGAATTAAAGCGACATTGGCTGATATTTCTTTTTCAACAATAATAAATTGATAATTCATAGTTACTAATGGGTAGCAAAGTTACGTATCTTTGCGCTTTAAATACGTTTTCTTTGGATTTAGAACCACATGTTTCTGTATTAATTCTAAATTATAACGGTAGAAATTGGTTAGAGCGTTTTTTGCCCAGTGCTTTGGCTACAAAGTATTCTAACTTTTCTGTTATTGTGGCTGATAATGCTTCTACTGATGATAGTTGTGCTTGGTTGGAAACCACTTATCCCGCCGTTCGGTTGATTAAATTGGCTAAAAACTACGGTTTTGCGACTGGAAATAACTTAGCGGCAGCCCAGATAGATTCTCCGTATATTGTTTTTTTAAACAGTGATGTAGAAGTGGATTCGGCGTGGTTAGCTCCACTGGTAAAGCGAATGGAAGCTATGCCTAAACTGGCTGCTATACAGCCCAAGATTCGCAGTTTTTATGAAAAAGAAAACTTTGAATATGCAGGTGCTGCCGGAGGATTTATTGACGAATTAGGCTATCCTTTGTGCCGAGGAAGAATGGTAAACATTTGCGAGCGCGACAACGGGCAGTATGATGATTTTAGGACTATCTTTTGGGCTGGTGGTGCCTGTATCTTGGTTAGAAAGTCTGTAATTGCCGAAATAGGGCTTTTTGAGGGGTATTTTTTTGCGCATCAAGAAGAAATAGATTTTTGCTGGCGTGCCCAGTTAGCTGGTTATCAAATTGCAGTAGAGCCACTTAGCCTCGTTTTTCATGTAGGGGGTGGTACTTTGGCACAGCAATCTCCTCGTAAATCATTTTTAAATTTTAGAAATAACTTGATGATGATTGCGCGGCTGTATCCGGCTCCGCAGGTTTTTTTCTTACTGTTTTTTCGGCTATGCTTAGACGGTTTAGCCGGCTTTGTTTCTTTGATAAAACTTAACTATCAGCAAACACTTGCTATTCTTCAAGCTCATTTTGCCTTTTATGGGCAATTTTCAGCCATATTTCGTTTTAGAAAGCAGTTTAGATACCCCAGAAGACCTCTTCGCGAGCTAACCGGCGTTTACAAAGGTTGGTTCTTGATTCATTTTTTCCTGCTGAATACCAAAGTATTTTCAAAACTTCCGCCAAAAAGGCTAAAAAACTGACCCTGAAAACCTCCAAAATTTCGTATTATTTCATAAGATACCTTTCTAAATATAAAGAAGGAATCAAGGCTAAGATGCCGTCTGCTAACTCTGACGGAGCTAATTTTTGGCAGCTTGCTAATTGAGGGTAAATATTTTTGGCGCTTTCTTGAACCAAAAAGTATCCCGCAACGAAGCAAAATAGGTCAAAAAAAAGCTGTTTTTGCTTGAAACTTACCTCTTGGTAAGGGGGAATTTCTAACTCAAATGTGAGTCCGGCAAAGTTATTTTTAGCTTCAAATACTAAAAACTGGATTAGTTCCGGCTGTTTTTGGTGAATATCTTCAATTTCTTGCAAGCAAGCAGTAACCTTAGTTTTGGTGCTGGTATGCTCGGCAGCAAACGCTTGGTAAACAGGCTGTAACTGACTTATAGCATAGTTAACTGCCTCTTGGTAAAGTAGTTCTTTACTTTTAAAGTGATAATGTAATAACGCTTTACTGATTCCGGCTTCATCTGCAATAGCCTGCATACGTGCGCCCACAAAGCCTTCCCTTAGAAATGCCTTTCGGGAGGCAGCTAATATCTGATTTCGGATAGGTTGTTCCATTTTTTAGGGTTGTAAAATCACCGCCACAAAACTAACCAATTAGTCAAAACAAAAAACAGAACACTGACCAATTGGCCAGTCGTTATCCCATAAGACTAACCAATTGGTCAGCCTTATATTCATACCTTGACTAATTGGTTAGTTTTGTTTTGTGTTTGCTGACTGCTTGGTTAGTGTTATCTTTGTGGTGTGTTAGATGTAATTATTACCCAAGACGGCTCTCCTACTGTGTTTGACCACTCAGTTCAAAGCCACTACCACTCCCTATCGGGTGCAATAGGAGAATCTAATCATGTGTTTATTCAAGGCAGCTACCTTCCTGAACTCCTTAAATACGGAAATGTGTATATCCTCGAAATTGGATTCGGAACAGGATTAAATTTTTTATTGTCTTATTATCAATTAGTTATAAATACAAAAAATAAAATTTTCTATACCGCTTTTGAGCCTGATTTGCTACCGGAATTACTTATGGCAGAATATTATCACTCTCTGCCTGCGTATTTGCCTAAGTTAGATGCCTTAACAACAATTTACCAAAGACCTATCTCTCCAACCATAACAGTTGATTTCTTTCCACTCGCAGAACTAACTGTTTTTTCATGCCCATTTTCAAAAGAACTAATTAAGAATCAACAATATGACTGTATTTTCTTAGATGCTTTTGACAGCAAAATATCTCCGGAGCTCTGGGACGAAGATGCTTTTTTAACCTATTTTGAATTGCTGAAAAACGGTGGCTGCTTAGTTAGCTACGGTATAACCGGACAAGTACAACGAATCCTAAAAAAACATGGTTTTTTCTTTCAAAAGCCAAGCGGATTTGGGAATAAACGCGAAATGCTAAGAGTTTGGAAGCAAGAATAATAAAACTATGTACCTTTGCGCAGCATAAAGCAGTGGTAAAAAAGAATTTTATTTTTTTTATACTTTTGATTTGGGGTTTACTCCTGCGTGTCGGATATTCCCAACAGGGAGAATTTGATAATCAGTTAGGTGAGTTGATTACCATTTACCAAAGTGCTAATCAAGATAAGCCGAATAAAGACACTAAAACGCTATACGATTTGCTCATTAGCACCCGAGAAGCAATAAACAACTATCAGCAAGATTCTACATACTTAAACTATAAAGAACTACAAAACCGAAATAACAATCTTCTGAAATATGCCAAACGATTTGATAGCGATAACGCCCGTAAGGTTATTTTCTGGTCAGAATCCCTGCGTGATTATCTTCTAAAAAACCCAAAATCCCCCGAAGAATTACCCCAACCGAATACAGAACAACCCAAAGAAAAAGATTATACCGCAAATACAGCCAACCAACCTAACCAGTCAGAAGAACAAGGCTCTATAATTGTACAATCCTCCCCCATTTCGAGAATCCCCGAAATGACAATTATTTACTTTTTATTTGGAATTATAATTTTACTATTCTGTATCACCTGGCTAAATGCCTTTGGAAGAAGAAAAAAGATACTCCAAGCCGTAGAGAAAAGACTAACAGAACAATCAAAATTGATTGAATCATTAGAAAAAAGACCCCAAATATCCCCCACCGAAATAATGACTACCCAATCTAAAGTAGTTGCAATCGAAACCAGCATAACTACTTTTTTTCAGGAAGTTGAAGCCAAAATAAATGTTCTGAATTCTAAAATAACAGAAGTTAATACGAAACAACTTGACTTTGGTAAAACGGTAATTACCGAGATAAACCAGATGAATACTTGGATACAAGAGATTCGGACTTCAACGGATCTCAAGATGCAGCAACTAACAGACAAAATCCACGCTATTGAATCCCTAAAAGCAGATTTAGATGCTGCTCCCATTTTAAAAGGAAAAGTCTTGCTGCCCTTAAACTCTTCCCTTCGAGAAACGATTTTAAAAATCGGTAGTGAATCAAATATACATTCTTTAACCCATTTATCACAAACCTTAGGTTTAAATAACCCTACTCAACAAGGGGACTTATACGCCATAGCTAGATTCGCCCAACTTTCTTATGTTGCCGCTATCAATGACGGGCAAGCAGCCTATAAACAATTGATTACCCAAATACGCCAATTAGAAGTTGATGTTGATGACCAGACCATAGGTCGCTCCCCGCATGCAGAACATTATGCCGATAATGTTACCATAGAAAACTACCGCGAAAGTGCACGATTAAAATCTTCCGAATTTCCTAACCAGCAACACGTTATATCCGAAATTCAACAAAGAATTTCACAAGGAAATATCGCAAAAGGAGCCATCGTTTATATCTTAATACCTTCCGTTTTTTACCTAAAGGACGGCTTAAAACTTATGGTTGCTCGGGGGATTTATATTTTAAATGCATAACAAGAAGATCCACGTAAATTTTAAATATGCCGTTTATACCTGTCAATATATCCAATGAAGATATTTTTATAGGCATTTGGAAAGTTGACCCCAGTGAAAATGAAGATTTCTTTAGAGAACGTTTAGTTCTGTTTGAATCTGAAGAAGAAAAGTTAGAACGAATCAAAGTGCCCGAAAAGCGTTTAGAATGGTTAGCAAGCCGCTTAGCACTCAAAACTTGTTTGCCATTTACAGATCCCTTAGAAGTAAAAAACACTTTAACGGGCGAGCCGACATCTCCTCATGTTGAAGGATATTTTTCTTTTTCGCACTGCCCCGGGTTTGGGGGCGGCGTTTATTCAAAAAAATATCGTGTCGGAATAGATTTAGAAGCACTCAAAACGACTCGCGATTTCGCCGTCAAAAGAATGTTTATGAACCCGACAGAATTAGATTGCTATAATAGTAACCCAGCACCAGAACGGTGGTTCTTCCTTGTATGGAGCTCCAAAGAAGCTCTCTATAAATGGTATTCTTGGCGGGAATTATCTTTTAGAAATCACTTAGCAATCCAGCCACAAAATAAAATTTCTGACAATGGGACAATCCAAGCAACGCTCCAAAAAGGATTGTTCAGCAAGGAAATCATTATTCATTACCAATTTTTTGAAACCGTACTTTTAACTTATTTGTTTACTGAAATCGAATGAAAGTAGTAGAACATTTAGCATTAGCCAAAAATCCGCATATTAGTGTTGAAATTATCCCCCCTAAGCGAGGTAGCAATATCCATCAACTGCATAAAGCAATAGAGAGCGTTTTACCGTATAAACCGGCCTTTATTGACATTACCAGCCATGCAGCAGAAGCCATTTTAGAAGAAATGCCGGACGGAACAATCAAGCGTAGAACCAAAAGAAAAAGTCCCGGCACTTTTGGGCTTTGTGCAGCTATTAAATATAAATACAACGTTGATCCCGTTCCACACCTACTTTGTAATGGCTTTACCCGTGAAGAAACCGAAGACGCCTTAATAGAACTGAATTATTTGGGGGTTGAAAATCTGCTCCTAATTCGTGGAGACGGCCAACCGCGCAGAGACCAAGTAGGTAGAACCGTCAATAATCACGCCTTAGATTTGGTAAAACAAGTAGCTAACATGAATAAAGGTATTTACCAAGATACTTTGATTGACGCTTACCCGTCAAATTTTTGCATCGGAGTGGCAGCTTATCCAGAAAAACACTTTGAGTCTCCTAACCTGAATTTTGATATTGATAATTTATTAGCCAAGCAAAATGCCGGTGCAGAATATGCCGTTTGCCAAATGTTTTTTAGTAATCAATACTATTTTGATTTTGTAGAACAAGCTCGTAAAAAGGGGGTTACAATTCCTATTTTGCCAGGACTTAAAATTTTAACCTCAAAAAAACAACTGCACTCAATACCTCGGTCGTTCTTTGTAAACCTACCCGAAGAATTAGTATCAGATATTTTAAATGCCACAAATGATAAAACCGTTTTAGAAATAGGTATTAACTGGGCATATCATCAATCTCTTGGGCTATTGGAAGCCGGCTTGAAAAATCTGCATTTTTATATTATGCAAAACACAAGCCCTTTTATTTCATTAATGAGCAAACTTTCCTCTAAATTATAGTATATTTTACTTTAATGTTATGCATTAACTACCTCACTATAAGAAATATTTAGAAATCTTTTAACTAATAAGGTTAAGTCTTTGAGTGATGCTATATTTCCTATTCGGATAACTAAATGACCATCATCTTCTTTTAGTTGAAGGTTAGGTAGTTTATCTAACTCAGCAAGTAGATTCGTAAATTGTTGTGAATTATAGAACTGGGTTTTATTTTGGTGAGGAAAAACCAATTTTGCAATTCCACTTTTTAATGTAATACGTTCAATTGATAGCTTTCTGGATAATTCCCTGATTCTCACTATGTCAAATAAACTCAAAACGGGTCTTGGAATCACCCCGAACCGATCTATCATATCTCTGGAAATCTGTTGAATATCAGTATCTCCCTGAGATTTGCTCAGCCGATTATAGAAATGTAATCTTTCAGATATGCTTTTTATGTATTCATCGGGGATATACATCTCTAAGTCAGCTTCAACAATACAATCTTTAGCATTAATATTTGCTTTAACGATAGCTTCTCCTTTATTGTTAATCAAGTCTTTAAAGCTTTCTTCTTTGATTTCAAGAATAGCTTCTTCTAATATTTTGTTGTATAGTTTATAGCCTATTTCGGATACGAATCCGGATTGTTCTGCACCGAGAATATCTCCATAGCCGCGAATATCTAAGTCGCGCATAGCAATATGAATCCCGCTGCCAATTTCCGAAAACTCTTCAATGGCAGCAAGCCTCTTACGAGCATCTGTACTAAGGATAGAAAGTGGTGGAGAAAATAAATAACAATGTGCTTTTTTATTTGAACGGCCTACCCTACCCCGCATCTGATGTAAATCACTCAGACCATACAAGTTAGCATCATAGATAATAATCGTATTAACGTTTGGAATATCTAAGCCCGACTCTATAATAGTGGTACTAACCAGAATATCATACTCTCTATTTATAAAATTCAGCATGATTTCTTCCACTTTTTCGCCGGACATTTGCCCGTGCGCGATGGCTATCCTGCTTTCCGGAGCTAACTCTAAAATCTTAGCAACTATTGATTCTAAATCTTGGATTCTGTTTTTTACAACAAAAACCTGCCCTTTTCGCCGTAATTCTACATCAATAGCATTACGTAAAACTTCTTCGTTATATGTAAATAATTGAGTATCAATTGGCTGTCTATTTGGTGGTGGTGTGTTAATCACCGACATATCCCGTACTCCCATAAGCGAAAACTGAAGTGTACGCGGAATTGGTGTTGCAGTTAAGGTTAGCGTATCAACATTTGAACGCAGGTTTTTTAGCTTTTCTTTTGCATTAACGCCAAATTTTTGTTCCTCATCAACGACTAAAAGCCCTAAGTCTTTGAAAATAACGTCTTTTGACAATATTCGGTGTGTCCCAATCAGTATGTCAATTTTTCCGTCTGCTAATTTTTTTAGTGTTTCTTTTATTTCTTTGGCTGATTTTAACCTACTTACGTAATCAATTGTAATGGGAAATTTTTGTAATCTTTCAGAAAATGTTTTGAAATGCTGTAGAGCTAAAACTGTTGTGGGCACTAAAATGGCTGTTTGTTTTCCGTCTATTGCAGCTTTAAATGCTGCACGGATTGCTATTTCTGTTTTTCCAAAACCTACGTCTGCACAGATGAGCCTATCCATTGGCGCGCTACTTTCCATGTCTTTTTTAACATCTTCATTAGCAGTAAATTGGTCTGGTGTATCTTCATATAAAAAGGAGGCTTCTAATTCTTTTTGCATATAGGTATCTGCCGAAAAGGCAAATCCGGGTTGGGCTTTTCTTTTAGCATAAAGAGATATTAAGTCAAAAGCCAACTCCTTAACGCGGCTTTTTACGCGGGATTTGGTTCGACTCCACTCTCCACTACCCAGTTTACTTAACTGCGGAGCAGCTCCTTCTGAACTTGAATACTTAGAAACCTCATGTAACCGGCTGATACTTAGATACAAAATATCATTATCTCGAAAAAAAAGTTTGATGGTTTCTTGCTCAATCTCTCCCTTTTTGATTTTTTCTAACCCTCCAAAACGGCCTATTCCGTATCCTTCATGCACCACATAATCTCCGGGTTTAAGTTCTATTAATTCTTTAATCGAAATTTTATTAGATTGCTGCCGTGCATATTTCGTTTTGGGTCGCTGATAACGTTCAAAAATCTGATGGTCAGTAAAACAGGCTATCTTTAACGCGCTATCTATAAAACCGGCATACAATTCTCCTATTCTTAAATGATAATTTATTTTGGGAGCTATTCCAGTCAAAATTTCTTGTAACCGATTAAACTGCTTTTCATTTTCCACCAATAGATATGTTTTAAAGTCTTTTTCGGCTAAGTTTTCTAACTCTTTGGCTAAGGCAGTCATATCTTTATTCAAAAGTGGCTGCGCATTTCCAGTAAATATTAAGGTTTCAGTATTTGGGGAAAGCGAAGTAAGGCTTCCGTATTCTATACAAACACGCTGATTAAAAATATCTTGAATAACTGCTGATGAAGCATAAACCTTATTTGGTTCTGATAAAAGGCTTGCCCCATTCGTTTTTTCTTGCTGCTGTTCATAATAAACCTGCGCAACTTCTAAATACTTATCTAATTCATGGTTAATATATTCAAAATTGTTAGCAAAGATTATTGTGTTATTGGGAAGATGATTTAAAAATGGAATATATTCTTCTTGATTTGAAATTTCCTGAAAATTAATCAGTAATGAAAATTCATTCGTACTGTGGATTGATAACTGCGTTTCTGCGTTAAAATAACGGATTTCGGAAACAGTATCTCCCTGAAATTCTAAACGAACAGGGAACTCATTTGCATAGCTGAAAATATCTACAATTCCTCCACGAACAGCAAATTGGCCGGGTTCGCTTACAAACGGAACTTCCTCAAAATGATACGATTCTAAAAGTTCTACAATAAAAGATATACCGCTATTTTCTCCAACCTGAATGCGAAAAATACTCTTTTGGAGCGTTTTTTTATTTAAAACCTTCTCACAAAGGGCACTTACATAGGTTACAATACAAAGGTTAGAATCGCCGGTAGTGTAAATTTCATTAATAGTTTCTCCTCTTCTGATAATATTTGCATTGTCAATTTTATCAACTTGATACGGTTTCTGAAACGTAGCCGGATAATAAAGCCATTTAAGAGATGGTTGCAAATAAGCTAAATCATTCAACAAATAAATAGCCTCTTCTTTATTATTGCAAATAACCAAAGTAGGTTGCTTAGAAATTTCTGTTACGGCAGCCAGTGCTATACTAAATTGACTACCTGAACAGCCATGCCAACGAAAAAAAACAGGCTCTTGGGTTAGTTTTTGGCAAAAATCTTGTATAAAAGTTGTATTTTGATAGTGAGATACTAACTCATTCATTTACAGTGTCTTGTTTGTTAGGAATAAAGGATAGTGCATATTCGCTTAAAGCTGTGATTGTAAGACTGGGATTTACGCCGATGTTACAAGGCACAATGGAACCGTCTAAAATAAAGAAATTTGGGTATCCCAAAACCTCCATTTTAGGGTTCACAACGCCTTGTTGGGTATCATTTCCCATAGGGCAGCCCCCTAAGATGTGAGCTGTTGTGGTCATATTAAACATTACTTCGGTAGCGGCGTTCATCGGTTTCCCACCGGTTACACGCGCATAATGATGCATAATCTCCTGACCCTTAGGGATAAAGGCAGGTACTTTCTCATCTTGGTTAGGTTCTAAGGTTATTCTTCCGCCCAAAATCCCTTTTTTGAAAACCATACGCATTTTAGTATCTATATTTTGCATAACCAGCAAAATAATAGTGTTGTTTTCTATCTTGCTTTTAAATAGTAGTTTGAAATAAGAAAAAGGATTTAAGAGTAAATTTCCCAAAAACTTAATTGGTCGTATCCATGGGTGGGCATCACCGGTAGCCGGTATTGCTAAACGTGCCATCAAGCCTGAGCCTTCCGGATATTTAACTACTTCTATATGAGTGTGTTCATCGGCATTAAAGGCCGAAGAAATAGCAATACCGTTATTTACTTTCTGAGGAATATCGGTAATTCCGCAGAGCATTTCGGAGTTGGTACGAATCCCAAACCCCAATTTTTCAGAAAGTTTTGTTAGCGTTTGGTACTTATATTTCTGTTTGAGTAATAAATCTTGTGTGCCGAGTGTACCTGCACTGCAAATTAAGCCTCGAGTTAAAATTATACCAGACTTTTTGGATGTTGTTGATTTCCAATATATTTTGTAAATATTATCTTGATATTCTATTTTCCAAGCGTATGATTCAGCTTGGATAATAGTGCCCTTTTTTTCGGCAAAATATAGATAATTTTTGTCAAGAGTATTTTTTGCGTTATAGCGGCAGCCCACCATACAGCCTGCGCAAGCTGTGCATCCGGTTCGTAGAGGTCCTTCACCGTTGAAATAAGGGTCAGTCGGTTTATCAGTTGGGCCAAAATATACTCCAACATCTAACGAATGGTAATAAGATTCACGATTTAACTCTGTTGCCACTTTTTTAAGTGCTTCATCTTCAGCACCTAAGAGTGGGTTTTTAGTTACGCCTAACATTCTACGGGCTTCGGCATAATGGGGAGCTAATGTTGTTTCCCAATCTCCCAGATGAGCCCAAACCGGATTTTTGTAAAATGCCTGCGGAGGCATGAATAAGGTATTTCCATAAACCAGACTTCCGCCGCCTACTCCTGTCCCACTCAATACAAAGAGTCTCTTGAAAAATGTAAGCTGCTGAAAACCAAAGAATTTTAATTTAGGGAACCATAAGAATTTTGCGGCTTTCCAATTTGATTCTGGAAAGTC belongs to Bacteroidia bacterium and includes:
- a CDS encoding alkaline phosphatase family protein, with translation MERKIIFCKILIIIFLGSYLKVESQIISGPYLGQVTTEQAYLWVLLKKCGTAAEAILQENGQTIEQYSLPINQELFPVKKPAIIFTLKNLKPATKYSVSFSIDGKKQPQICSFSTPNSNHEDTVTMLLGSCMYIGKGFFSPLNAFTNRGTLRQIAKEPPTNFLWLGDNVYYLPGYYWKNYKRMYLRNVSMRRTRVVNNALRPHRQFAIWDDHDFGPNDGNGDFNKKDNSLKVFHQFWPNPKQPNQGSENYFTFSMGVIDFFCLDGRYYRTPQDGPSGEMFGKTQINWLIEELKKSNAQFKCIVSGTQVLNEITKHESFAHYTTEFNNLLELIRRNKISGVIFLSGDKHHSEAFKVEKENLYPLYEFTNSPLTSWPRPSFKGDVERNNPIRIPGSWYRKHNYGKFTCIPKNDTAELNYQVISKRGKVVWSIKLLSKDLTY
- a CDS encoding enoyl-CoA hydratase/isomerase family protein, coding for MNYQFIIVEKEISANVALIRLNRPKEYNALNTELMAELADACQQLDKTENVHCIIITGNEKSFAAGADIKQMSGRGAVDMLILDQFSVWDKIKRVKKPIIAAVSGFALGGGCELAMLCDMIVASETAQFGQPEIKIGVMPGAGGTQRLTRAIGKAKAMEMVLTGRFISAQEAFQAGLITKIVPVELYLQEAISLATTIAKQPPLACQLAKEAVLKSFETSLEEGLFFERKNFYLLFASEDQKEGMNAFIEKRNPKWKGK
- a CDS encoding glycosyltransferase family 2 protein, whose protein sequence is MDLEPHVSVLILNYNGRNWLERFLPSALATKYSNFSVIVADNASTDDSCAWLETTYPAVRLIKLAKNYGFATGNNLAAAQIDSPYIVFLNSDVEVDSAWLAPLVKRMEAMPKLAAIQPKIRSFYEKENFEYAGAAGGFIDELGYPLCRGRMVNICERDNGQYDDFRTIFWAGGACILVRKSVIAEIGLFEGYFFAHQEEIDFCWRAQLAGYQIAVEPLSLVFHVGGGTLAQQSPRKSFLNFRNNLMMIARLYPAPQVFFLLFFRLCLDGLAGFVSLIKLNYQQTLAILQAHFAFYGQFSAIFRFRKQFRYPRRPLRELTGVYKGWFLIHFFLLNTKVFSKLPPKRLKN
- a CDS encoding TetR/AcrR family transcriptional regulator, whose protein sequence is MEQPIRNQILAASRKAFLREGFVGARMQAIADEAGISKALLHYHFKSKELLYQEAVNYAISQLQPVYQAFAAEHTSTKTKVTACLQEIEDIHQKQPELIQFLVFEAKNNFAGLTFELEIPPYQEVSFKQKQLFFDLFCFVAGYFLVQESAKNIYPQLASCQKLAPSELADGILALIPSLYLERYLMK
- the mnmD gene encoding tRNA (5-methylaminomethyl-2-thiouridine)(34)-methyltransferase MnmD, with amino-acid sequence MLDVIITQDGSPTVFDHSVQSHYHSLSGAIGESNHVFIQGSYLPELLKYGNVYILEIGFGTGLNFLLSYYQLVINTKNKIFYTAFEPDLLPELLMAEYYHSLPAYLPKLDALTTIYQRPISPTITVDFFPLAELTVFSCPFSKELIKNQQYDCIFLDAFDSKISPELWDEDAFLTYFELLKNGGCLVSYGITGQVQRILKKHGFFFQKPSGFGNKREMLRVWKQE
- a CDS encoding 4'-phosphopantetheinyl transferase superfamily protein, translating into MPFIPVNISNEDIFIGIWKVDPSENEDFFRERLVLFESEEEKLERIKVPEKRLEWLASRLALKTCLPFTDPLEVKNTLTGEPTSPHVEGYFSFSHCPGFGGGVYSKKYRVGIDLEALKTTRDFAVKRMFMNPTELDCYNSNPAPERWFFLVWSSKEALYKWYSWRELSFRNHLAIQPQNKISDNGTIQATLQKGLFSKEIIIHYQFFETVLLTYLFTEIE
- a CDS encoding methylenetetrahydrofolate reductase; this translates as MKVVEHLALAKNPHISVEIIPPKRGSNIHQLHKAIESVLPYKPAFIDITSHAAEAILEEMPDGTIKRRTKRKSPGTFGLCAAIKYKYNVDPVPHLLCNGFTREETEDALIELNYLGVENLLLIRGDGQPRRDQVGRTVNNHALDLVKQVANMNKGIYQDTLIDAYPSNFCIGVAAYPEKHFESPNLNFDIDNLLAKQNAGAEYAVCQMFFSNQYYFDFVEQARKKGVTIPILPGLKILTSKKQLHSIPRSFFVNLPEELVSDILNATNDKTVLEIGINWAYHQSLGLLEAGLKNLHFYIMQNTSPFISLMSKLSSKL
- the mfd gene encoding transcription-repair coupling factor; amino-acid sequence: MNELVSHYQNTTFIQDFCQKLTQEPVFFRWHGCSGSQFSIALAAVTEISKQPTLVICNNKEEAIYLLNDLAYLQPSLKWLYYPATFQKPYQVDKIDNANIIRRGETINEIYTTGDSNLCIVTYVSALCEKVLNKKTLQKSIFRIQVGENSGISFIVELLESYHFEEVPFVSEPGQFAVRGGIVDIFSYANEFPVRLEFQGDTVSEIRYFNAETQLSIHSTNEFSLLINFQEISNQEEYIPFLNHLPNNTIIFANNFEYINHELDKYLEVAQVYYEQQQEKTNGASLLSEPNKVYASSAVIQDIFNQRVCIEYGSLTSLSPNTETLIFTGNAQPLLNKDMTALAKELENLAEKDFKTYLLVENEKQFNRLQEILTGIAPKINYHLRIGELYAGFIDSALKIACFTDHQIFERYQRPKTKYARQQSNKISIKELIELKPGDYVVHEGYGIGRFGGLEKIKKGEIEQETIKLFFRDNDILYLSISRLHEVSKYSSSEGAAPQLSKLGSGEWSRTKSRVKSRVKELAFDLISLYAKRKAQPGFAFSADTYMQKELEASFLYEDTPDQFTANEDVKKDMESSAPMDRLICADVGFGKTEIAIRAAFKAAIDGKQTAILVPTTVLALQHFKTFSERLQKFPITIDYVSRLKSAKEIKETLKKLADGKIDILIGTHRILSKDVIFKDLGLLVVDEEQKFGVNAKEKLKNLRSNVDTLTLTATPIPRTLQFSLMGVRDMSVINTPPPNRQPIDTQLFTYNEEVLRNAIDVELRRKGQVFVVKNRIQDLESIVAKILELAPESRIAIAHGQMSGEKVEEIMLNFINREYDILVSTTIIESGLDIPNVNTIIIYDANLYGLSDLHQMRGRVGRSNKKAHCYLFSPPLSILSTDARKRLAAIEEFSEIGSGIHIAMRDLDIRGYGDILGAEQSGFVSEIGYKLYNKILEEAILEIKEESFKDLINNKGEAIVKANINAKDCIVEADLEMYIPDEYIKSISERLHFYNRLSKSQGDTDIQQISRDMIDRFGVIPRPVLSLFDIVRIRELSRKLSIERITLKSGIAKLVFPHQNKTQFYNSQQFTNLLAELDKLPNLQLKEDDGHLVIRIGNIASLKDLTLLVKRFLNISYSEVVNA